The following are encoded in a window of Lactobacillus intestinalis genomic DNA:
- the rlmD gene encoding 23S rRNA (uracil(1939)-C(5))-methyltransferase RlmD — MQKNQIVELEITDLSYEAMGVAHYEGLTIFVNNALPGEIVKAKVLKVKKKFAFAKIEEIIKESPDRVKVKLNQWVQTGLASLAHIKYDKQLEFKRNQVVNLLHKADLDQIKVDQTLPSPEETGYRNKAQVPVRMVNDQLEIGFFRRHSHDLVPLTNFFTTDPEIDRVLIAVRDILRKYKVPAYDEIHNKGEVRYLDVRRSKASGEIMVILVCLHRDFPQLPKVAAEISQIPDVTSIILNHNPKKTNVILGKNDYVVFGEDHITDKIGDVKFRISPQSFFQINSLQTPRLYNLAIEKADLKPEDVVIDAYSGIGTIGLSVAKHVKAVRGMEVIKPAVDDANANAKLNGITNAEYVVGKAEEVMPRWANEGLKTDVIFVDPPRKGLTPEFIDAAVKTNPKKIVYISCNPATQVRDLQLFREQGYDFNEIDPVDMFPQTPHVESVAVLEKAEK; from the coding sequence ATGCAAAAAAATCAAATTGTTGAATTAGAAATTACGGATTTATCTTACGAAGCCATGGGTGTAGCTCATTATGAAGGTTTAACGATTTTTGTCAATAATGCCCTTCCTGGTGAAATTGTGAAGGCAAAAGTTTTAAAGGTGAAGAAGAAGTTTGCCTTTGCCAAAATTGAAGAAATTATCAAAGAAAGTCCAGATCGAGTTAAAGTTAAGCTAAATCAATGGGTGCAAACAGGTCTGGCATCTTTGGCTCACATTAAATACGACAAGCAACTTGAATTTAAGCGAAACCAAGTCGTTAACTTGCTTCACAAGGCTGATCTTGATCAAATTAAAGTAGATCAAACTCTGCCAAGTCCTGAAGAAACAGGTTATCGTAATAAGGCGCAAGTTCCAGTGCGCATGGTAAATGATCAACTCGAAATCGGCTTTTTTAGACGTCATTCGCATGATTTGGTACCATTAACTAATTTCTTTACTACAGATCCTGAAATTGATCGTGTTTTAATAGCTGTCCGCGATATTTTGCGTAAGTACAAGGTCCCAGCTTATGATGAAATTCATAATAAGGGAGAAGTACGTTACCTTGACGTGCGTAGAAGTAAAGCCAGTGGGGAAATTATGGTGATTTTGGTTTGTCTCCATCGTGATTTCCCGCAATTGCCAAAAGTTGCCGCTGAAATTAGCCAAATTCCGGATGTAACCAGCATTATTTTGAATCATAATCCCAAGAAGACGAATGTGATTTTAGGTAAAAATGATTACGTTGTCTTTGGCGAAGATCATATTACGGATAAGATTGGGGATGTAAAATTTAGAATTTCTCCTCAAAGTTTCTTCCAGATTAATTCACTGCAAACACCGCGCCTTTACAATTTGGCGATTGAAAAAGCTGATTTGAAGCCTGAGGATGTGGTAATTGATGCCTATTCTGGAATTGGGACGATCGGCCTTTCTGTAGCTAAACATGTAAAGGCGGTTCGAGGGATGGAAGTCATTAAGCCTGCTGTTGACGATGCCAACGCAAATGCAAAGTTGAATGGCATTACTAATGCGGAATACGTAGTTGGAAAAGCCGAAGAAGTCATGCCACGTTGGGCTAATGAAGGCTTAAAGACCGATGTCATCTTTGTTGATCCGCCAAGAAAAGGACTCACCCCAGAATTTATAGACGCTGCTGTAAAAACTAATCCTAAGAAGATTGTTTATATTTCATGTAATCCAGCCACCCAAGTGCGTGATTTGCAATTGTTCCGTGAACAAGGTTATGATTTTAATGAAATTGATCCAGTAGACATGTTTCCGCAAACTCCACATGTAGAAAGCGTTGCTGTGCTGGAGAAAGCAGAAAAATAA
- a CDS encoding diacylglycerol kinase family lipid kinase codes for MTRKARLIYNPVSGHEQMPKNVADILDVLEQAGYEASAFRTTPEEKSAQNEATRAAKEGFELIVAAGGDGTINEVVNGIAFLKNRPKMAIIPAGTTNDYARALGIPRDDIPAAAKVILKDITRKMDIGKANFGAQTQYFVNIAASGSLTELTYGVPSEIKSALGYAAYLIKGAEMLPHLTENEMRLTYDNGVYEGKLSMFLLGMTNSIGGFEQIMPDAQLSDGLFQLIVVKPSDPVNVMKLMALALNGKHVDDPNIIYTKTRSLKAELIGKSEGQDLPVNLDGEIGGYCPVSFENLQQHIEFYVGG; via the coding sequence ATGACTCGTAAAGCAAGATTAATTTATAATCCTGTATCCGGTCACGAACAAATGCCAAAAAATGTGGCCGATATTTTGGATGTCTTAGAGCAAGCAGGTTATGAAGCTAGTGCTTTTAGAACTACTCCAGAAGAAAAAAGTGCTCAAAATGAAGCTACGCGTGCCGCAAAAGAGGGCTTTGAACTCATTGTTGCCGCTGGTGGAGATGGGACAATCAACGAAGTAGTGAATGGAATTGCATTTTTAAAAAATAGACCAAAGATGGCAATTATTCCAGCAGGAACTACTAATGACTATGCCCGTGCTTTGGGAATTCCACGGGATGATATTCCTGCAGCTGCGAAGGTGATTCTGAAGGATATCACACGTAAGATGGATATCGGTAAAGCAAATTTTGGTGCGCAAACTCAATATTTTGTAAATATTGCTGCCAGTGGTTCTTTAACTGAACTTACTTATGGGGTTCCTTCTGAGATTAAGTCAGCTTTAGGTTATGCCGCATATCTTATTAAAGGGGCAGAAATGTTGCCTCATTTAACTGAGAATGAAATGCGCTTGACTTATGATAATGGTGTTTATGAAGGTAAATTATCGATGTTCCTTTTAGGGATGACCAATTCAATTGGAGGATTTGAGCAAATTATGCCAGATGCCCAATTGAGCGATGGTTTATTCCAATTGATCGTTGTTAAGCCATCGGATCCGGTAAATGTGATGAAATTAATGGCTTTGGCGTTAAATGGTAAACATGTCGATGATCCAAACATCATTTATACCAAGACAAGAAGCTTGAAAGCTGAACTTATTGGAAAGAGTGAAGGTCAGGATCTTCCAGTTAACCTCGATGGTGAAATTGGTGGATATTGCCCAGTAAGCTTTGAAAATTTACAACAACATATTGAATTTTATGTTGGTGGATAA
- a CDS encoding restriction endonuclease subunit S: MEDKKLVPKLRFPGFTDPWEQHKLGNVANFINGRAYSQNELLDEGKYKVLRVGNFYTNDSWYYSNMELDDKYYANDGDLLYTWSATFGPHIWRGEKVIYHYHIWKIELSQELDKRFAIQLLLRDKNILESNTNGSTMAHITKKGMEEKKVRIPSKIQEQSTIGMFLKDFDTLITLHQRKLTDLEKMKSGLLQKMFPKNGEDKPEIRFPEFTDAWEQHKLGEIVTSIIAGGDIDKSKILKNGKYPVYANALTNDGLVGYYEDKYRVEAPAVTVTGRGEIGIAKARNCNFTPVVRLLAINSSHNNYFLANIINTHKTFVESTGVPQLTVPQLSNYKMKFPNNLKEENKIGEFFSQLDTLITLHQRKLKHLELQKKALLQQMFV, translated from the coding sequence ATGGAAGATAAAAAATTGGTACCGAAATTAAGGTTCCCTGGTTTCACTGATCCTTGGGAACAGCATAAATTGGGAAACGTAGCAAATTTTATAAATGGTCGAGCCTACTCTCAAAATGAATTACTGGATGAAGGAAAATATAAAGTCCTTCGTGTTGGGAATTTTTATACAAATGATTCTTGGTATTACTCCAATATGGAACTTGATGATAAATATTATGCTAATGATGGCGACCTTCTTTATACTTGGTCTGCAACATTTGGCCCGCATATATGGAGAGGAGAAAAAGTTATTTATCATTATCATATTTGGAAGATAGAGTTATCCCAAGAGCTTGATAAACGATTTGCTATTCAGTTACTTCTTAGAGATAAAAATATTTTGGAGTCAAATACAAATGGCTCTACAATGGCTCATATTACTAAAAAAGGAATGGAAGAAAAAAAGGTACGCATTCCTTCAAAAATCCAAGAACAGTCTACTATTGGAATGTTTCTAAAGGATTTTGACACTCTCATCACTCTTCATCAGCGTAAGCTTACTGATTTAGAAAAGATGAAAAGTGGTCTACTTCAAAAAATGTTTCCGAAAAATGGAGAGGATAAACCAGAAATTAGATTTCCTGAATTTACTGATGCTTGGGAACAGCATAAGTTGGGGGAGATTGTTACTAGTATTATTGCTGGGGGAGATATTGATAAAAGTAAAATTTTAAAAAATGGTAAGTACCCAGTTTACGCTAATGCATTAACCAATGATGGTCTTGTGGGCTATTATGAAGATAAATATAGAGTTGAAGCTCCAGCAGTGACAGTAACTGGTCGCGGTGAAATAGGAATTGCAAAAGCTAGAAATTGTAATTTTACGCCTGTTGTACGTCTTCTTGCAATAAACAGTTCTCACAATAATTATTTTTTGGCGAATATAATAAATACTCACAAGACGTTTGTTGAATCTACGGGTGTTCCTCAATTAACGGTTCCGCAACTATCAAATTATAAGATGAAATTTCCAAATAATTTAAAAGAGGAAAATAAAATTGGCGAGTTTTTCAGTCAACTCGACACTCTCATCACTCTTCATCAGCGTAAGCTCAAACACTTAGAATTACAGAAAAAAGCATTATTACAACAAATGTTTGTATAG
- the nhaC gene encoding Na+/H+ antiporter NhaC, with product MKKKVSFTESLIILAVLLIILGLAVIKFGLSPEVPVLFTVLLLTFWAKFRGFSWQDIQNGIKEGIGVAIIPIFIFILIGALIGLWIQAGIIPSIMVLGFKLINGSFFIPSVFVVCSIVGIAIGSGFTTISTVGIALFGIGASMNANPALVAGAIISGAVFGDKMSPLSDSTNLSSAVAESELFAHIKNMMWSTIPAFFVSLILFWILGNSGQMDLTKIEKTSQILQSHFTISWWAIVPIILMLLCAWKKVPAIPTLFINITATVIMIFIENPSYSVKSLDNLIMNGFVAKTADSSVNALLTRGGISSMMGTVALIISTLSLGGMLMKFEIVQSAMEPLVKHLKKPGRLITVTILSGICINLFVGEQYLSVILPGRAFKPAYDKIGLSSLALSRVLEDGGSVINYLIPWGVAGSFAASTLGVPVLAFIPFTFFSLLSPVFSILSGITGIGLKWKKNTK from the coding sequence ATGAAAAAGAAAGTCTCATTTACAGAATCCCTCATTATCCTCGCCGTTCTGTTAATTATCTTAGGACTGGCCGTTATCAAATTCGGTCTTTCACCAGAAGTACCAGTCTTATTTACTGTTTTACTTCTTACTTTCTGGGCTAAATTTCGAGGATTTTCCTGGCAAGACATTCAAAACGGAATTAAAGAAGGTATTGGTGTAGCAATTATTCCAATCTTTATCTTTATTTTGATTGGTGCCTTAATTGGTCTTTGGATCCAAGCTGGAATTATTCCTTCCATCATGGTTTTAGGTTTTAAATTGATCAATGGTAGTTTCTTTATCCCATCAGTTTTTGTGGTATGTTCTATTGTGGGGATTGCTATCGGGAGTGGTTTTACCACTATTTCAACCGTCGGGATTGCTTTATTTGGAATTGGGGCAAGCATGAATGCCAATCCTGCTCTAGTTGCTGGTGCGATCATTTCGGGGGCCGTATTTGGTGATAAAATGTCTCCTCTTTCCGACTCCACCAACCTTTCTTCAGCAGTTGCAGAAAGTGAACTTTTTGCCCATATCAAAAACATGATGTGGTCAACTATTCCAGCTTTCTTTGTTTCATTAATTTTATTCTGGATTTTAGGTAATAGTGGGCAAATGGATTTAACCAAGATTGAAAAAACTAGTCAAATCCTTCAATCTCACTTCACCATTAGCTGGTGGGCAATTGTGCCAATCATCTTAATGCTCTTATGTGCTTGGAAAAAAGTTCCTGCAATTCCAACCTTATTCATTAACATCACCGCTACAGTCATCATGATCTTTATTGAAAATCCTAGTTACTCCGTTAAAAGTTTAGATAACTTAATCATGAACGGTTTTGTGGCTAAAACTGCAGATTCTTCAGTCAATGCCCTACTTACTCGTGGAGGAATTTCCAGTATGATGGGCACAGTAGCTTTAATCATCTCCACCCTCTCTCTTGGCGGCATGTTAATGAAATTTGAAATCGTTCAAAGTGCCATGGAACCTTTAGTTAAGCACCTCAAAAAGCCAGGACGTTTAATCACTGTCACTATTCTTTCTGGAATTTGTATTAATCTTTTTGTTGGTGAACAATACCTTTCAGTAATTTTACCAGGACGTGCATTTAAGCCTGCTTACGATAAAATTGGTCTTTCTTCATTAGCGTTAAGCCGTGTACTTGAAGATGGTGGTAGTGTAATTAACTACTTAATTCCATGGGGTGTTGCTGGATCATTTGCTGCTTCAACTTTAGGTGTTCCTGTTTTGGCATTTATTCCCTTTACTTTCTTTAGTTTGCTTTCCCCAGTCTTTTCTATCTTAAGCGGAATCACTGGAATTGGTCTTAAATGGAAAAAGAATACGAAATAA
- the gatB gene encoding Asp-tRNA(Asn)/Glu-tRNA(Gln) amidotransferase subunit GatB: MNFKSTIGLEVHFELKTKSKIFSPSPVTYGAKPNTETNVIDWAMPGVLPKVNKDVYRLGIMVALATHAHILPTTHFDRKNYFYPDNPKAYQITQFFQPLARDGYIEVEVHGKKKRIGIHEMHIEEDAGKNTHGTNGYSYVDLNRQGVPLLEVVSEPDMEDPEEAYAYLEKLRKIVQFTGASDVKMEEGSMRVDTNISIRPAGQKELGTKVEMKNLNSFDHVRRSLAYEQKRQEQVLLSGGRIQVSTRRFDEATGKTVLERVKEGAADYRYFPEPDIAPDHISQEWIDEIAKELPKSAFERYDDYVNKFGLKPYDANVLLQTKESSDFFDSAVEAGADPTLAANWMNTQVNGYLNDNRVALADVKLTPEHLAEMINLIKDGTISSKIAKKVFAETIENGTSPKKYVEENGMVQLSDLSVLKPMVVEVVDNNPQSVEDFKNGKDRAIGFLVGQIMKQTRGKANPKVVNKLLNEELASR, from the coding sequence ATGAATTTTAAATCGACTATCGGATTAGAAGTCCACTTCGAATTAAAGACTAAGAGTAAGATTTTCTCACCTTCACCAGTAACATATGGTGCAAAGCCTAACACCGAAACCAACGTTATCGATTGGGCTATGCCAGGTGTCTTACCAAAGGTTAATAAAGATGTTTATCGTTTGGGTATTATGGTAGCTTTGGCAACTCATGCTCATATTTTGCCAACTACTCACTTTGATAGAAAGAACTACTTCTACCCAGACAACCCTAAGGCATACCAGATTACTCAATTCTTCCAACCACTTGCTCGTGATGGTTACATTGAAGTTGAAGTTCACGGTAAGAAGAAGCGTATTGGTATTCATGAAATGCATATCGAAGAAGATGCTGGTAAGAACACTCACGGAACAAATGGCTACTCATATGTAGACTTGAACCGTCAAGGTGTGCCATTACTTGAAGTTGTTTCTGAACCAGATATGGAAGATCCTGAAGAAGCTTACGCTTATCTTGAAAAATTACGTAAAATTGTTCAATTTACTGGGGCTTCTGACGTTAAGATGGAAGAAGGTTCAATGCGTGTTGATACTAACATCTCCATTCGTCCTGCTGGCCAAAAAGAACTTGGTACTAAAGTAGAAATGAAGAACTTGAACTCATTTGACCACGTAAGACGTTCTTTGGCTTATGAACAAAAGCGTCAAGAACAAGTTTTACTCTCAGGTGGTAGAATTCAAGTTTCAACTCGTCGTTTTGATGAAGCAACTGGTAAGACTGTGCTTGAACGTGTTAAGGAAGGTGCAGCTGATTACCGTTACTTCCCTGAACCAGATATTGCACCTGACCATATTAGTCAAGAATGGATCGATGAAATTGCCAAGGAGCTTCCAAAATCAGCCTTTGAACGTTATGATGACTACGTTAACAAATTTGGCTTAAAGCCATATGATGCAAATGTTTTGCTTCAAACTAAGGAAAGTTCAGACTTCTTCGACTCAGCTGTAGAAGCTGGTGCTGATCCAACCCTTGCAGCTAACTGGATGAACACACAAGTTAATGGTTACTTAAATGATAACCGTGTAGCTTTAGCTGATGTGAAACTGACTCCTGAACACTTAGCAGAAATGATTAATTTGATTAAAGATGGAACTATTTCTTCTAAGATTGCTAAGAAGGTCTTTGCTGAAACTATTGAAAATGGAACTTCTCCTAAGAAGTATGTTGAAGAAAATGGTATGGTTCAATTATCAGACTTGTCAGTATTGAAGCCAATGGTTGTTGAAGTAGTCGACAACAACCCACAATCTGTTGAGGACTTCAAGAATGGTAAGGACCGTGCCATTGGATTCTTAGTTGGTCAAATTATGAAGCAAACTCGTGGTAAGGCAAACCCTAAGGTAGTTAATAAGCTTCTTAATGAAGAATTAGCTAGTCGTTAA
- a CDS encoding type I restriction endonuclease subunit R codes for MKEQVFETKLIEYITSGNISSKDKSESMIISDHMTNYVVKTKLWKYEPDIKTTEDLWNNFKEILERHNRKTLNGNPLTPIEFNQVKQVINNLKTPYEAGQFLYGLNGVSQIEVDLEDKRHVFLTVFDQSQVGAGDTVYQVVNQIQRPAKIAGRPNRRFDTTLLINGLPIIQIEEKKDTVDVNDALNQMHQYIVEHQYSDIFSTVQILVAMTPNNIKYMANTTEDKFNKDFAFNWQREKDNSIVRDWREFSDLMLSIPMAHQMATNYMILDGTQNKQMLKVMRPYQVYATRRVIDRIKSADFNFDQKLGYIWHTTGSGKTITSFKTAWLASRLPNVDKVVFVVDRIALTKQTSENYKAYDPDATDDINGTVEDTKNTRELRKKLNSKDRSIIVTSVQKLTTLVKKKSFKSPNKNIVFIVDEAHRSTGGESFALIQKKFKNSAWVGYTGTPMFDETTNGLRTKDIFGELLHAYTIREAIADQNVLGFKVDFETTISKDEMKKKYLPHFYKERHPKWSDKKIQNKIDNLTPEDMDDAVEPSFYDENIDHVKEVVKDIFKNWRNRSNDGKYNALLTTHVGGGKASTPMAMMYYDEFQRVNDERRSQGKTTLKVAITFHKNTNNDDSMVDSNEGLLRAMKQYNEEFGTNFGLDDDSGYTEDVVSRLNKTASDKNYLDLVIVVDQLLTGFDAPELNTLYVDRTLKGASLIQAYSRTNRIANRQEKPWGRIVNYRWPAQNEKLMNKALAIYANKDSANLSDEERKIRNKKDNITAPEFKDLKNEVKEVVTKLSNLTNEFEELPKSEKEKDEMFNLIREYNIGMAQLKQYTSENNEEGFDYDNPNALIEELGMTPEQEVKLTTVLKNELKEYISEKRDVPLIQIDLQMTHIKDIQVNYDYLTELLEDLMNQVHEDKQEEAKETHKKIVEFANGLDDRKFADKIKSTAQAIVRGEFPPADFKYPAKVKNATRIIEAAYNQGVARILLDFRIKWGITDIISGDALKELIENHKFGTNDLESTPLVRNLLKEATKDDQYKILAHSDEIQSLSKMKYRKQLRVALLDLADEIKKP; via the coding sequence ATGAAGGAACAAGTATTTGAAACAAAATTGATTGAATATATTACTAGTGGGAATATTTCATCAAAAGATAAAAGTGAATCTATGATAATTAGTGACCATATGACTAACTATGTAGTAAAGACTAAACTATGGAAATATGAGCCTGATATCAAAACAACAGAAGATTTATGGAATAATTTTAAAGAAATACTTGAAAGACATAATAGAAAGACATTAAATGGTAATCCTTTAACTCCGATTGAATTTAACCAAGTAAAACAGGTGATCAATAATTTAAAAACGCCTTATGAAGCCGGTCAATTTTTATATGGATTAAACGGGGTATCTCAAATTGAAGTTGATTTGGAAGATAAGCGTCATGTTTTTTTAACTGTTTTTGATCAGAGTCAAGTTGGAGCTGGTGATACTGTTTACCAAGTTGTTAATCAAATACAGCGGCCTGCAAAAATCGCTGGTCGACCGAATAGAAGATTTGATACTACATTACTAATAAACGGCTTGCCTATTATTCAAATAGAAGAAAAAAAGGATACAGTTGATGTCAATGACGCATTAAATCAAATGCATCAATATATAGTAGAGCATCAATATAGTGATATATTTTCAACTGTACAGATTCTAGTTGCGATGACGCCAAATAATATTAAATATATGGCTAATACAACTGAGGATAAATTCAATAAGGATTTTGCATTTAATTGGCAAAGAGAAAAAGATAATAGCATAGTAAGAGACTGGAGAGAATTTTCTGATCTTATGCTTTCGATCCCTATGGCACATCAAATGGCTACAAATTACATGATTTTGGATGGAACTCAGAACAAGCAAATGCTTAAAGTTATGCGCCCATATCAAGTTTATGCTACACGGAGAGTTATAGATAGGATAAAAAGTGCTGATTTTAATTTTGATCAAAAATTAGGCTATATCTGGCACACTACAGGCTCGGGTAAAACCATTACTTCTTTTAAAACTGCGTGGTTAGCAAGTAGATTACCAAATGTAGATAAAGTTGTATTTGTAGTAGACAGAATTGCACTTACAAAACAAACCAGTGAAAATTATAAAGCATATGATCCTGATGCTACGGATGATATAAATGGAACTGTTGAAGATACTAAAAATACACGGGAATTAAGGAAGAAGCTCAATTCTAAAGATCGAAGTATTATTGTTACATCGGTGCAAAAGCTGACAACATTAGTTAAGAAAAAGTCTTTTAAATCTCCTAATAAAAATATTGTATTTATTGTAGATGAAGCACATAGATCAACAGGAGGAGAATCATTTGCTCTAATTCAAAAGAAATTTAAAAATTCTGCCTGGGTTGGTTATACTGGAACCCCTATGTTTGATGAAACTACTAACGGACTAAGAACTAAAGATATTTTTGGTGAGTTGTTACACGCTTATACTATTCGTGAAGCTATAGCTGACCAGAATGTCTTAGGTTTTAAAGTGGATTTTGAGACTACTATTAGCAAAGATGAGATGAAGAAAAAATATTTACCTCATTTCTATAAAGAAAGACATCCAAAGTGGTCTGATAAAAAAATTCAAAATAAAATTGATAATTTAACTCCTGAAGATATGGATGATGCAGTAGAACCTAGCTTTTATGATGAAAATATAGATCATGTTAAAGAAGTAGTTAAAGATATTTTCAAAAATTGGCGTAACAGGTCAAATGATGGAAAATATAATGCCTTATTAACAACTCATGTTGGTGGAGGGAAGGCTAGTACCCCAATGGCAATGATGTATTATGATGAATTTCAGAGAGTAAATGATGAAAGACGAAGTCAGGGGAAAACTACATTAAAGGTTGCCATTACATTCCATAAAAATACTAATAATGATGATTCAATGGTAGATAGTAATGAGGGTCTGCTCAGAGCTATGAAGCAGTATAATGAAGAATTTGGTACTAATTTTGGGTTAGACGATGATTCTGGTTATACAGAGGATGTTGTTTCAAGGCTTAATAAAACAGCGAGTGATAAGAATTATCTGGATTTAGTAATTGTTGTGGATCAGCTACTGACAGGTTTTGATGCTCCTGAACTGAATACTTTATATGTTGATAGAACTTTAAAAGGGGCAAGTTTAATTCAGGCATATTCAAGAACCAATAGAATTGCTAATCGTCAGGAAAAACCCTGGGGACGAATTGTTAACTATCGTTGGCCCGCACAAAATGAAAAACTGATGAATAAGGCTCTAGCAATTTATGCTAATAAAGACTCGGCTAATCTGAGTGATGAAGAGCGAAAAATAAGGAATAAGAAAGATAATATAACTGCTCCTGAATTTAAGGATTTGAAAAATGAAGTAAAAGAGGTAGTTACAAAATTATCTAACTTAACGAATGAATTTGAAGAATTACCTAAGTCTGAAAAAGAAAAAGATGAAATGTTTAATTTGATACGTGAATATAATATAGGAATGGCACAACTGAAGCAATATACATCGGAAAATAATGAAGAAGGCTTCGATTATGATAATCCTAATGCTTTGATAGAAGAATTGGGGATGACACCAGAACAAGAAGTTAAATTAACTACAGTTTTAAAAAATGAGTTGAAAGAATATATTTCAGAGAAGAGGGATGTTCCTTTAATTCAAATTGATCTTCAAATGACACATATTAAAGATATTCAGGTAAATTATGATTATCTAACTGAACTTTTAGAAGACTTAATGAATCAAGTCCATGAGGATAAACAAGAAGAAGCCAAAGAAACCCATAAAAAGATTGTTGAATTTGCAAATGGCTTAGATGATAGAAAATTTGCCGATAAGATTAAATCCACTGCACAAGCGATTGTAAGAGGAGAATTTCCACCAGCTGATTTTAAGTATCCTGCAAAAGTGAAAAATGCTACTAGAATTATTGAAGCAGCATATAATCAAGGCGTTGCACGTATTTTACTTGATTTTAGAATTAAGTGGGGGATTACAGATATTATTTCGGGGGATGCACTTAAAGAATTAATTGAAAACCATAAATTTGGAACAAATGATTTAGAAAGTACACCCCTGGTCAGAAATCTTTTAAAAGAAGCAACAAAAGACGACCAATATAAGATTTTAGCCCATAGTGATGAAATTCAAAGCTTAAGTAAAATGAAGTATAGAAAGCAACTAAGAGTAGCATTACTAGACCTGGCTGATGAGATTAAAAAGCCATAG
- a CDS encoding Bax inhibitor-1/YccA family protein yields MDNFSNSGRRQVQDVTAVNRFLSKMYGIMTIAVLVSALTAFITMTFFRSAVMHMSGVMMWIVFLVPLFLCMGISFKAAKNPTLGFILLMILSVVYGFEFALIAGFYTGAQIATAFVSAAGIFIAMAAFGTFTKRDLSNWGAYLGAALIGFFVAWIVNFFLKNPWVTYIFSFIGVIIFTGFIAYDAHKAKQIYNEFGGEVSENGLAIMGALNLYLDFINVFIYLLEIFGFSSDNR; encoded by the coding sequence ATGGATAATTTTTCTAATTCTGGACGTCGGCAAGTCCAAGATGTAACAGCTGTTAATCGTTTTTTAAGTAAAATGTACGGCATTATGACAATTGCCGTTTTAGTTTCTGCACTCACTGCATTTATCACCATGACTTTCTTCAGAAGTGCAGTCATGCACATGTCTGGAGTAATGATGTGGATTGTATTTTTGGTTCCACTATTTTTATGTATGGGGATTAGCTTTAAAGCTGCCAAAAATCCAACTTTAGGATTTATATTATTGATGATTTTATCAGTCGTCTACGGTTTTGAATTTGCTCTTATCGCTGGCTTTTATACTGGAGCTCAAATTGCGACTGCCTTTGTTTCAGCTGCGGGTATTTTCATTGCCATGGCCGCATTTGGAACTTTCACCAAGCGTGATTTATCTAACTGGGGAGCTTATTTAGGAGCTGCCCTAATCGGATTCTTTGTAGCTTGGATTGTTAACTTCTTCTTGAAAAATCCATGGGTTACTTACATCTTCTCATTTATTGGGGTAATTATCTTTACTGGTTTCATTGCCTACGATGCTCACAAAGCTAAGCAAATTTACAATGAATTCGGCGGTGAAGTTTCAGAAAATGGTTTGGCTATTATGGGTGCTTTAAACCTTTACCTTGACTTCATTAATGTCTTTATTTACTTACTTGAAATCTTCGGCTTCAGTAGTGATAATCGTTAA